One Clavelina lepadiformis chromosome 1, kaClaLepa1.1, whole genome shotgun sequence genomic region harbors:
- the LOC143447152 gene encoding uncharacterized protein LOC143447152 yields MDKFQLYVIIGLVAFAVVRDVVSQTDEGCKFSSLTPRKRCPYRVRRGDESECVDAGCCFDASAKYGLFCFRKERSLSFGFGVTIEPPGLQNQNSGYLNFGGEPGYPGSSLIKRCSDSPCLGFPNMQSDTCVRLGCCYDFQRRGCFYNSFNFIRLRPNCRPGFEDAPSCRDINECDPNPCVNGGTCVNLINDFLCCIDEPEGQTCDQVCPFPTLTSTDGGLTPTSGGPYGLGDTITFLCAEAGYTLTGFDTITCMNNGAFDNSAPVCLNTQCLFPTLTSTNGGLTPTSGGPYGVDETILFSCTDPAFALTGSDTLTCMNNGAFDNSAPVCLSTPCSSPPAPINVLTDPVQTTYNPLDEVTYSCADGSPIPAGEPTSNRCLPTGLWESASGPDCPTTQCAVPGDIAGGTFTPSGVTSIDSGATLSFACDIGFTISTGGVTSSICQAGTFVFDPLFDGTECFRNCAQDDATLNPIANLIVNPSQASTGNGYSFGTMLSYSCSDATQVFTGSATLTCQTDGSYDNPVPSCITDCGAPPTSGNTRVITSWNGQTTEGTVIEYTCDTGGVGSTTITCTSSGWDPTDPAECFPAGSGTCGNPPLLPNGEFIGTIPATPVAIITYQCLAGFTIAPGSTASTVCQTGGDYDLSESDDNFPECTSTSACTVPHIPGAVFDPEQTSFAAGESLSLTCEEGTPTGTTMATCQDGTFQFNPSFDSTECITDRDLNLIIVLDDTSALDDCSSILSAPPFSQGNTETPNFNQQFDFIKMLISSWVTIDQAANSRVAVVRHSAACTGTLSVISDFTDDTATRDTKLDAEQYTCGSGNQIALAFCLNNDRSSIPGFDSTKATVVIDLVADVGTTDTDALTTSLITNVGEVRSPPPEATDPAESIFLYLVTTIPTTSSDLATNVAFLESYAGASYRYVGSTYEGPLIVLPRIRDGLESDCVTATTC; encoded by the exons ATGGATAAGTTTCAGCTATACGTTATTATCGGTTTGGTAGCTTTTGCTGTAGTTCGTGATGTTGTTTCTCAAACTGACGAAGGCTGCAAATTTTCGTCCTTGACTCCAAGAAAGCGTTGTCCCTATCGAGTCAGACGAGGTGACGAGAGCGAATGTGTGGACGC GGGATGCTGTTTCGATGCAAGCGCGAAATACGGTTTGTTTTGCTTCCGAAAAG AGAGATCTCTGAGTTTCGGGTTTGGCGTGACGATCGAACCACCTGGACTTCAAAATCAAAACAGTG GTTATCTCAATTTTGGAGGCGAACCCGGTTACCCAGGATCATCTCTTATTAAACGCTGTAGTGATAGTCCGTGTCTTGGTTTTCCAAACATGCAAAG CGACACCTGTGTTCGTTTGGGATGCTGCTACGACTTTCAACGACGCGGTTGCTTCTATAATTCGTTTAACT TTATTCGCCTGAGGCCAAATTGTAGGCCTGGTTTTGAAGATGCACCGAGTTGTCGAG ATATAAATGAATGCGATCCTAATCCCTGCGTAAACGGTGGAACCTGCGTTAATCTGATCAATGATTTTCTTTGCTGTATCGACGAGCCAGAGGGACAGACTTGCGACCAAg TTTGTCCGTTTCCGACTTTGACATCGACCGATGGAGGTCTTACGCCAACTTCTGGCGGCCCGTATGGACTGGGTGATACTATAACGTTTTTATGCGCGGAAGCCGGTTATACACTGACAGGATTTGATACAATCACATGCATGAACAATGGGGCCTTTGACAACTCAGCACCAGTCTGTCTTAACACAC AGTGTCTGTTTCCGACTTTGACATCGACCAATGGAGGTCTTACGCCAACTTCAGGCGGCCCGTATGGAGTGGATGaaaccattttattttcatgcacGGATCCCGCTTTTGCACTGACAGGGTCTGATACGCTCACATGCATGAACAATGGCGCCTTTGACAACTCAGCACCAGTCTGTCTTAGCACAC CCTGTTCGTCTCCACCAGCACCTATCAATGTATTGACCGATCCAGTTCAGACCACGTACAATCCCCTTGACGAAGTTACATACTCGTGCGCCGATGGTTCCCCCATCCCGGCTGGTGAACCCACTAGCAATCGATGCCTTCCTACTGGCCTCTGGGAATCTGCGTCCGGACCTGATTGTCCAA CAACCCAATGTGCAGTACCTGGAGATATTGCCGGAGGCACTTTTACCCCGTCCGGAGTGACCTCGATTGACTCAGGAGCAACGTTATCGTTTGCTTGTGACATTGGCTTCACCATTAGCACGGGAGGAGTTACAAGTTCTATCTGCCAAGCTGGGACATTTGTGTTTGACCCTTTGTTTGATGGAACTGAATGTTTCCGGA ATTGCGCTCAAGACGACGCTACACTTAACCCTATAGCCAACTTAATTGTAAACCCAAGCCAGGCTTCTACCGGAAATGGGTATTCATTTGGTACCATGTTATCCTATAGTTGTTCGGATGCCACTCAAGTTTTCACTGGTTCTGCCACGCTCACTTGCCAAACGGATGGAAGTTATGACAATCCCGTCCCATCCTGCATTACAG ATTGTGGTGCCCCTCCTACCAGTGGTAACACTAGGGTTATCACTTCATGGAACGGCCAAACTACAGAAGGCACAGTCATAGAATACACGTGTGACACTGGTGGAGTTGGTTCAACTACGATTACCTGTACGTCATCTGGTTGGGATCCTACTGATCCTGCTGAATGCTTTCCTGCAGGCTCAGGCA CTTGCGGTAACCCACCGCTTTTGCCAAACGGTGAATTTATCGGCACCATACCAGCAACTCCGGTGGCTATTATCACGTACCAGTGTTTAGCTGGCTTTACGATTGCGCCTGGTTCTACAGCGTCAACGGTATGCCAAACAGGAGGTGACTACGATTTATCAGAATCCGACGACAACTTTCCGGAATGTACAAGCA CAAGCGCTTGCACCGTACCTCACATCCCGGGAGCAGTATTTGATCCCGAGCAAACAAGTTTTGCTGCTGGTGAATCGTTAAGTTTAACTTGCGAAGAGGGAACGCCAACTGGAACAACTATGGCGACCTGTCAAGACGGAACTTTTCAATTCAATCCTTCGTTCGATTCGACGGAATGCATTACCG atcGGGACCTCAACCTTATAATAGTTTTGGATGACACGTCCGCGTTGGATGATTGCAGTAGTATTTTATCAGCACCGCCTTTTTCACAAGGAAATACAGAGACTCCCAACTTTAATCAGCAATTcgatttcataaaaat GCTCATAAGCTCATGGGTCACGATTGACCAGGCGGCTAATTCTCGTGTTGCAGTTGTTAGACACTCGGCGGCTTGCACCGGCACCTTGTCGGTAATTTCGGATTTTACTGACGACACTGCTACCCGTGATACCAAG TTGGATGCTGAACAATACACTTGTGGTTCCGGTAATCAAATCGCATTGGCGTTCTGTTTGAATAATGACCGAAGTTCCATCCCTGGTTTTGACTCCACCAAAGCCACAGTAGTTATCGACCTGGTGGCAGATGTTGGAACTACAGATACAG ATGCATTGACTACTTCTTTAATCACGAATGTCGGTGAAGTTCGATCTCCGCCTCCGGAAGCAACAGATCCGGCTGAGAGCATTTTTCTCTACCTGGTGACAACGATCCCGACAACTTCCAGCGACCTTGCAACAAACGTAGCTT TTCTGGAGTCTTATGCCGGCGCTTCGTACAGGTATGTTGGATCTACCTATGAGGGACCTTTAATAGTGCTTCCTAGAATTCGAGATGGACTTGAGTCGGATTGTGTTACTGCTACAActtgttaa